In Microtus ochrogaster isolate Prairie Vole_2 chromosome 4, MicOch1.0, whole genome shotgun sequence, one genomic interval encodes:
- the Ctrl gene encoding chymotrypsin-like protease CTRL-1: MLLLSLTLSLVLLGSSWGCGVPAITPALSYSQRIVNGQNAVSGSWPWQVSLQETNGFHFCGGSLISQNWVVTAAHCGVVAGRHLVVLGEYDRSSNAEPVQVRSISKAITHPNWDPNTLNNDVTLLKLASPAQYTARISPVCLASSNEALPEGLKCVTTGWGRTSGVGNVTPARLQQAVLPLVTVNQCRQYWGSGVTDSMICAGASGVSSCQGDSGGPLVCQKGNAWVLVGIVSWGTENCNVKAPAVYARVSKFSTWINQVMAYN; the protein is encoded by the exons ATGTTACTGCTCAGCCTAACCCTTAGCCTGGTCCTCCTTGGCTCCTCCTGGG GCTGTGGTGTTCCTGCCATCACACCTGCATTGAGCTACAGCCAGAGGATTGTCAATGGGCAGAACGCAGTGTCAGGCTCTTGGCCCTGGCAGGTGTCTCTACAG GAAACCAATGGCTTCCACTTCTGTGGTGGTTCTCTCATCAGCCAGAACTGGGTAGTCACTGCTGCCCACTGTGGAGTCGT TGCTGGACGACACCTAGTTGTTTTGGGAGAATATGACCGATCTTCCAATGCCGAGCCTGTGCAAGTGCGCTCCATCTCGAAG GCCATCACACACCCTAACTGGGACCCCAACACTCTGAACAATGATGTGACCCTCCTGAAGCTCGCCTCACCAGCTCAGTACACAGCACGAATCTCACCAGTCTGCCTGGCTTCCTCCAATGAGGCACTGCCTGAAGGCCTCAAATGTGTCACCACTGGCTGGGGCCGCACCAGTGGTGTGG GCAACGTGACACCAGCACGTCTGCAGCAAGCAGTTCTACCCCTGGTCACTGTGAACCAGTGCCGGCAGTACTGGGGTTCAGGTGTTACTGACTCCATGATCTGTGCAGGAGCCTCGGGTGTCTCTTCATGTCAG gGTGACTCAGGAGGCCCCCTTGTCTGCCAGAAAGGAAATGCCTGGGTGCTAGTTGGCATTGTCTCCTGGGGCACTGAGAACTGCAATGTGAAGGCCCCAGCTGTATATGCCCGCGTGAGCAAGTTCAGCACCTGGATCAACCAGGTCATGGCCTACAACTAA